The Micromonospora sp. WMMD961 genome has a segment encoding these proteins:
- a CDS encoding acyltransferase: MSRDRAVDALRAYAIGGVVLGHWLVTGLVLTGDGGLHQASPLTALPGLAPVTWVLQTLGLFFFTAGFGSTRSLAGHRAGSGGWLARRLRRLLLPTVALLGVGAAVLLAATVAGTSDDTLSVALRLAVSPLWFLVPLAFLVAVTSPLLAAVRRWGVARSVAPAVAVVAAVDLTVRLLPAGTHLPPVTVLAAWSVPYLLGVAHADGRLRGRRVAGTLAAGGVAALGALLALGYPVSAVGVPGAGVSNLNPPSLLAVALAVTQVGLGLLARPTLERLLTRPLPGRAVTEVNRHAVRIYLWHQPILVTVTALTARSGLTLPGLHTAPDGPGWVLARFGWLPLLAAALVTVVRTGRTRSARQPGGGGVASRSAEYAATAPPVYAHRRSGPPDLQEVIAVRDSDPPSRGRADGQPR, from the coding sequence GTGAGCCGGGACCGGGCCGTCGACGCGTTGCGGGCGTACGCGATCGGCGGGGTGGTGCTGGGGCACTGGCTGGTCACCGGGCTGGTGCTGACCGGCGACGGTGGGCTGCACCAGGCCAGTCCACTGACCGCCCTGCCTGGTCTGGCCCCGGTGACCTGGGTGTTGCAGACGCTCGGGCTGTTCTTCTTCACGGCCGGTTTCGGGTCGACCCGATCGTTGGCCGGGCACCGGGCAGGCTCGGGCGGTTGGCTGGCCCGTCGGCTGCGACGGCTGCTGCTGCCGACGGTGGCGCTGCTCGGGGTGGGCGCGGCGGTGTTGCTCGCCGCCACCGTCGCCGGAACGTCGGACGACACGCTTTCCGTCGCGCTCCGACTCGCGGTCAGTCCACTGTGGTTTCTGGTGCCGCTGGCGTTCCTGGTCGCGGTGACCAGCCCGCTGCTCGCCGCCGTACGCCGCTGGGGGGTGGCCCGGAGCGTCGCCCCGGCGGTGGCGGTGGTCGCGGCGGTCGACCTGACCGTACGCCTGCTACCGGCCGGCACCCACCTGCCACCGGTCACCGTGCTGGCGGCCTGGTCGGTGCCGTATCTGCTGGGCGTGGCGCACGCCGACGGGCGGTTGCGCGGCCGGCGGGTGGCCGGCACGCTGGCGGCCGGCGGGGTTGCCGCGCTCGGGGCGTTGCTGGCGCTGGGCTATCCGGTGAGCGCGGTCGGGGTGCCCGGGGCCGGGGTGTCCAACCTGAACCCGCCGTCACTGCTGGCGGTGGCGCTGGCGGTCACCCAGGTCGGGTTGGGTCTGCTGGCTCGGCCGACGCTGGAACGGCTGCTGACCCGGCCGCTACCGGGCCGGGCGGTGACCGAGGTGAACCGGCACGCGGTCCGGATCTACCTGTGGCACCAGCCGATCCTGGTGACGGTGACCGCGCTCACCGCCCGCAGCGGGCTGACCCTGCCGGGGCTGCACACCGCGCCGGACGGCCCGGGCTGGGTGTTGGCGCGTTTCGGCTGGCTGCCGCTGCTGGCCGCGGCGCTGGTCACGGTGGTGCGGACGGGCCGGACGCGGTCGGCGCGACAACCGGGTGGTGGAGGAGTTGCCAGCCGGTCGGCCGAGTACGCCGCAACGGCGCCGCCGGTGTACGCTCATCGACGTTCCGGCCCGCCCGACTTGCAGGAGGTGATCGCTGTGCGAGATAGCGATCCTCCCAGTCGTGGCCGGGCCGATGGTCAGCCCCGCTGA
- a CDS encoding VWA domain-containing protein: MIRFMQPWWLLAVLPVLALAAFYIWRQLHRRAYAMRFTNVDLLRTLAPKGLGWRRHVPATAFLLCLLVLASALARPAVDTKEPLERATVMLAIDVSLSMQADDVAPNRLEAAQEAAKQFVGELPESYNLGLVSFAKAANVLVPPGKDRDAVTSAIDGLVLAEATATGEAVFTCLEAIRSVPADGAAGIPPARIVLLSDGFRTSGRAVEEAAAAAQAANVPVSTIAFGTDTGQVDIGGQLQRVPVDRSALADLAETTEGYFYEAASVSELKQVYQDMGSSIGFRTEPREVTQWYAGIALLLALCAGALSLLWSSRML; encoded by the coding sequence ATGATCCGTTTCATGCAACCGTGGTGGCTGCTGGCCGTGCTGCCGGTGCTCGCCCTTGCCGCGTTCTACATCTGGCGGCAGCTGCACCGCCGGGCGTACGCGATGCGGTTCACGAACGTGGACCTGCTGCGTACGCTGGCGCCGAAAGGGCTCGGTTGGCGTCGGCACGTCCCGGCGACCGCGTTCCTGCTCTGCCTGCTGGTGCTGGCCAGCGCGCTGGCCCGGCCCGCGGTGGACACCAAGGAGCCGCTGGAGCGGGCCACCGTGATGCTCGCCATCGACGTGTCGCTGTCCATGCAGGCCGACGACGTGGCGCCGAACCGGTTGGAGGCGGCCCAGGAGGCGGCCAAGCAGTTCGTCGGCGAACTGCCGGAGAGCTACAACCTGGGCCTGGTGTCGTTCGCCAAGGCGGCCAACGTGCTGGTGCCGCCGGGCAAGGACCGGGACGCGGTGACCAGTGCCATCGACGGGCTGGTGCTGGCCGAGGCGACCGCGACCGGCGAGGCGGTGTTCACCTGTCTGGAGGCGATCCGTTCGGTGCCGGCCGACGGGGCGGCGGGCATCCCGCCAGCCCGGATCGTGCTGCTCTCCGACGGTTTCCGCACCTCCGGGCGGGCGGTGGAGGAGGCGGCGGCGGCCGCGCAGGCGGCCAACGTCCCGGTTTCCACCATCGCCTTCGGCACCGACACCGGTCAGGTGGACATCGGCGGGCAGTTGCAGCGGGTGCCGGTGGACCGGTCGGCGCTCGCCGATCTTGCCGAGACCACCGAGGGCTACTTCTACGAGGCGGCGTCGGTGAGCGAGCTGAAGCAGGTGTACCAGGACATGGGCAGTTCGATCGGGTTCCGTACCGAGCCGCGCGAGGTGACCCAGTGGTACGCGGGGATCGCCCTGTTGTTGGCGCTCTGCGCCGGCGCGCTCAGCCTGCTCTGGTCGTCCCGGATGCTCTGA
- a CDS encoding DUF58 domain-containing protein, whose product MARAAPVTSPTPRPAPLADRSEAVLSRLQLLVTRKLDGLLQGDYAGLLPGPGSEAGESREYRPGDDVRRMDWPVTARTTTLHVRRTVADRELETWLALDLSASLDFGTGQWLKREVVVAAAAAITHLTVRGGNRIGAVIGTGGGAPVPARRWRGARPPAGPGVLTRLPARSGRKEAQGLLRTVAGTTIQPGRGDLGALIEMLNRPPRRRGVAVVVSDFLAPPEQWARPLRKLRVRHDVLAIEVVDPRELELPDVGVLPVVDPESGELHEVQTADPRLRQRYADAATAQRAAIAAALRGAGAAHLRLRTDRDWLLDMVRFVAAQRHARTRGTTR is encoded by the coding sequence CTGGCCCGGGCAGCGCCCGTGACCTCACCCACCCCTCGTCCCGCCCCTCTCGCCGACCGCAGCGAGGCCGTGCTGTCCCGGCTTCAACTGCTGGTCACCCGCAAGCTCGACGGTCTGCTCCAGGGCGACTACGCCGGCCTGCTCCCCGGGCCGGGCAGCGAGGCGGGAGAGTCCCGGGAGTACCGCCCCGGCGACGACGTGCGCCGGATGGACTGGCCGGTCACCGCACGGACCACCACCCTGCACGTGCGGCGTACGGTGGCCGACCGGGAGCTGGAGACCTGGCTGGCGCTGGATCTCTCCGCCAGTCTGGACTTCGGCACCGGGCAGTGGCTCAAGCGAGAGGTGGTGGTCGCCGCCGCGGCTGCCATCACCCACCTGACCGTACGCGGTGGCAACCGGATCGGCGCCGTGATCGGCACCGGCGGCGGCGCTCCCGTGCCAGCCCGACGCTGGCGGGGTGCACGGCCGCCGGCCGGGCCCGGTGTGCTCACCCGTCTGCCGGCCCGCTCCGGTCGCAAGGAGGCGCAGGGCCTGCTGCGTACCGTCGCCGGCACCACCATCCAGCCCGGCCGTGGTGACCTGGGCGCCCTGATCGAGATGCTCAACCGCCCGCCCCGCCGGCGCGGGGTGGCCGTGGTGGTCTCGGACTTCCTCGCGCCGCCGGAGCAGTGGGCCCGGCCGTTGCGCAAGCTCCGGGTCCGCCACGACGTGTTGGCGATCGAGGTGGTCGACCCGCGGGAGCTGGAGCTGCCCGACGTGGGCGTGCTGCCGGTGGTCGACCCGGAGAGCGGCGAGTTGCACGAGGTGCAGACCGCCGACCCTCGACTACGGCAGCGCTACGCCGATGCCGCCACCGCCCAACGCGCCGCCATCGCCGCCGCCCTGCGCGGCGCCGGCGCGGCCCACCTGCGTCTGCGTACCGACCGAGACTGGCTGCTGGACATGGTGCGATTCGTGGCCGCGCAGCGGCACGCCCGCACCCGGGGGACGACACGATGA
- a CDS encoding MoxR family ATPase has product MAQPTMPDAPTPNGAAPQTPAPVTTPAQDATLLEKALFEIKRVIVGQDRMVERMFVALLARGHCLLEGVPGVAKTLAVETLAKVVGGSFARVQFTPDLVPADIMGTRIYRQSSEKFDVELGPVFVNFLLADEINRAPAKVQSALLEVMSERQVSIGGESHRVPDPFLVMATQNPIEQEGVYPLPEAQRDRFLMKIVVGYPTDAEEREIVYRMGVAPPEPTAVFDTPELIALQRKADQVFVHNALVDYAVRLVLATRAPAEHGMPDVAQLIQYGASPRASLGLVRATRALALLRGRDYALPQDVQDIAPDILRHRLVLSYDALADDVPADHIVHRVMSTIPLPAVAPRQQATPSPTVPPPGANWPGQRP; this is encoded by the coding sequence GTGGCCCAGCCGACCATGCCCGACGCCCCGACGCCGAACGGGGCGGCACCACAGACGCCCGCGCCGGTGACCACACCCGCGCAGGACGCCACCCTGCTGGAGAAAGCACTGTTCGAGATCAAACGCGTGATCGTCGGGCAGGACCGGATGGTGGAGCGGATGTTCGTCGCGCTGCTCGCCCGCGGTCACTGCCTGCTCGAAGGGGTGCCCGGGGTCGCCAAGACCCTCGCCGTGGAGACCCTCGCCAAGGTCGTCGGCGGGTCCTTCGCCCGGGTGCAGTTCACTCCGGACCTGGTGCCGGCCGACATCATGGGTACCCGGATCTACCGGCAGTCGAGCGAGAAGTTCGACGTCGAGTTGGGCCCGGTCTTCGTCAACTTCCTGCTCGCCGACGAGATCAACCGAGCTCCGGCGAAGGTGCAGTCCGCGCTGCTGGAGGTGATGAGCGAGCGGCAGGTGTCCATCGGCGGGGAAAGCCACCGGGTACCCGACCCGTTCCTGGTCATGGCCACCCAGAACCCGATCGAGCAGGAGGGCGTCTACCCGCTGCCGGAGGCACAGCGCGACCGGTTCCTCATGAAGATCGTGGTGGGTTACCCGACCGACGCGGAGGAACGGGAGATCGTCTACCGGATGGGCGTGGCCCCGCCGGAGCCGACCGCCGTCTTCGACACCCCGGAGCTGATCGCCCTGCAACGCAAGGCGGACCAGGTCTTCGTGCACAACGCCCTGGTCGACTATGCGGTGCGGTTGGTGTTGGCCACCCGCGCCCCGGCCGAGCACGGTATGCCCGACGTCGCACAACTGATCCAGTACGGTGCCAGCCCGCGCGCCTCTCTGGGTCTGGTCCGGGCGACCCGTGCACTGGCGCTGCTGCGGGGGCGTGACTACGCGCTGCCGCAGGACGTGCAGGACATCGCGCCGGACATCCTGCGGCACCGGTTGGTGCTCAGCTACGACGCGCTCGCCGACGACGTGCCCGCCGACCACATCGTGCACCGGGTGATGTCGACGATTCCCCTGCCGGCGGTCGCACCCCGGCAGCAGGCCACGCCGTCGCCGACCGTGCCGCCGCCGGGCGCCAACTGGCCCGGGCAGCGCCCGTGA
- a CDS encoding PH domain-containing protein — translation MPPGPGALSTAAPGGRGPLEPWPDTVNWQPISADLIWVELIRLAVVVAVGLAVTGVGWALSGHWLFGLAVAVVVLLGVWRAIAIVRAVRAWGYAEREDDLLVRHGLLVRRLSIVPYSRMQFVDVSAGPLERAFDLATVQLHTAAAASDARVPGLRPTEASRLRDRLTALGEDRAEGL, via the coding sequence CTGCCACCCGGCCCCGGCGCGCTGTCGACGGCCGCGCCCGGTGGCCGAGGTCCGCTGGAGCCCTGGCCGGACACGGTCAACTGGCAGCCGATCTCCGCCGACCTGATCTGGGTGGAGCTGATCCGGCTGGCGGTCGTGGTCGCCGTCGGCCTGGCGGTGACCGGGGTCGGCTGGGCGCTCAGCGGCCACTGGCTGTTCGGGCTCGCCGTCGCCGTCGTCGTGCTGCTCGGCGTGTGGCGAGCCATCGCGATCGTTCGCGCCGTGCGGGCCTGGGGATACGCCGAGCGGGAGGACGACCTGCTGGTCCGGCACGGGCTCCTGGTCCGGCGGCTCTCCATCGTTCCGTATTCGCGGATGCAGTTCGTCGACGTCAGCGCCGGGCCGTTGGAGCGCGCCTTCGACCTGGCCACCGTGCAGTTGCACACGGCTGCGGCGGCGAGCGACGCCCGGGTGCCCGGGCTGCGGCCGACGGAGGCGTCCCGGCTGCGCGACCGGCTCACCGCGCTCGGCGAGGACCGGGCGGAGGGGCTGTGA
- a CDS encoding PH domain-containing protein: MSDGPAEPRTVPPTGPTPPRPVLPAGAAPSGPVPTGAVPPGAPAPWPAPAGGGEVEPRQRLHPLSPVLHGAKSLVVVIAGLSWSTLSRVGFGWFAAMVAVLALGATVLSVVSWYNTGYHVVGRELRVYEGLLWRRTRAIPLERLQAVEVVRPLLAQLSGLAELRLEVVGGGKTEAPLAYLGVADAARLRDRLLALAGRVAQVPAPEHAAAAVVPGAPAPAVAAPGRPLHAVRNQSLLISQLLTPQAFLLPFGVAFVVIQFLTAGSWSFVAVASTLTAMAGVLLQPVRRVLDDWNFRLARDGGTLRVHNGLLETRSQTVPLARVQTVRATWPLLWRVNGWLRLRLEVAGFSVAEADDRNRPDRLLPVGDLPTATMIVAEVLPGVRLDTLTLSPPPARTRWLHPLGRRALGAGLFDEVFASRSGRLTRQLVIVPYARIQSVRVVQGPIQRRLGLASVHADTAGGSGATAQDRDLAEAWALAADLNLRAHHARRPT, encoded by the coding sequence ATGAGCGACGGGCCCGCCGAGCCGCGCACCGTGCCACCCACCGGCCCGACGCCGCCGAGGCCGGTGCTGCCCGCCGGCGCGGCACCGTCCGGGCCGGTGCCGACCGGCGCGGTGCCGCCGGGGGCGCCCGCGCCGTGGCCGGCACCGGCGGGCGGTGGCGAGGTCGAGCCCCGGCAGCGACTGCATCCGCTGAGCCCGGTCCTGCACGGTGCCAAGTCGCTGGTCGTGGTGATCGCCGGGTTGTCCTGGTCGACGCTGTCCCGGGTGGGCTTCGGCTGGTTCGCCGCCATGGTGGCAGTGCTGGCGCTCGGCGCGACAGTGCTCTCGGTGGTGAGTTGGTACAACACCGGCTATCACGTGGTGGGCCGCGAGCTACGGGTGTACGAAGGGCTGCTCTGGCGGCGTACCAGGGCCATCCCGTTGGAGCGCTTGCAGGCCGTGGAGGTGGTCCGGCCACTGCTCGCCCAACTCAGCGGCCTGGCCGAGCTGCGGCTGGAGGTGGTCGGTGGCGGCAAGACCGAGGCGCCCCTGGCGTACCTCGGGGTGGCCGACGCGGCCCGGCTGCGCGACCGGCTGCTGGCACTGGCCGGGCGGGTGGCGCAGGTCCCCGCACCGGAGCACGCGGCCGCCGCGGTGGTCCCGGGAGCGCCCGCGCCGGCGGTGGCCGCGCCGGGCCGGCCACTGCACGCGGTACGCAACCAGAGCCTGCTGATCAGTCAACTGCTCACGCCGCAGGCGTTCCTGCTCCCGTTCGGCGTGGCGTTCGTGGTGATCCAGTTCCTCACCGCGGGGTCGTGGTCCTTCGTCGCGGTGGCGAGCACACTGACCGCGATGGCCGGCGTGCTGCTGCAGCCGGTGCGCCGGGTGCTCGACGACTGGAACTTCCGACTGGCCCGCGACGGCGGCACGTTGCGGGTGCACAACGGCCTGTTGGAGACGCGGTCGCAGACCGTGCCGCTGGCCCGGGTGCAGACCGTGCGGGCCACCTGGCCGCTGCTGTGGCGGGTCAACGGCTGGCTACGGCTGCGCCTGGAGGTGGCCGGGTTCTCCGTCGCGGAGGCAGACGACCGCAACCGACCCGACCGGCTGCTGCCGGTCGGTGACCTGCCGACCGCGACGATGATCGTCGCCGAGGTGCTTCCGGGGGTACGCCTCGACACCCTGACGCTGAGCCCTCCGCCGGCCCGGACCCGGTGGCTGCACCCGCTGGGCCGTCGCGCGCTCGGTGCGGGGCTGTTCGACGAGGTGTTCGCCAGCCGCTCCGGGCGGCTCACCCGCCAGTTGGTGATCGTGCCGTACGCCCGGATCCAGAGCGTGCGGGTGGTCCAGGGACCGATCCAGCGCCGCCTCGGGTTGGCCTCCGTGCACGCGGACACCGCAGGCGGTTCCGGCGCCACCGCCCAGGACCGCGACCTGGCCGAAGCCTGGGCCCTGGCCGCCGACCTGAACCTCCGAGCCCACCACGCCCGCCGCCCCACCTGA
- a CDS encoding phosphatase PAP2 family protein yields MAVVTDPQPPARTDPPASPDGGRRRVVAMTVWAVAFVAAWLAIGLPTDPAYAFVWIWAATIAWNSARPWRSHLRFARDWVPVVLLFVVYNLSRGFADNGATPHAMELIVADRFMFGWATGGEVPTVWLQQHLYRPQVHWWDVAASWVYFSHFVVALAAAAVLWLRDRHRWAAYMRRWGFLCAAGLVTYFVYPAAPPWWAAQNGLLTEVARISTRGWKAFGMHGAGNVLNAGQIASNPVAAMPSLHTAWALFVVLFFLTSTRRRWWPLLLAYPLAMTFTLVYSGEHYVIDVLVGWAYVGLTFLVVGLAERGWAGWRARHPKAGTRQAPEHLADTEKPADEHLADPETPADEPSSPRAPTTPSDHPPIPASRPR; encoded by the coding sequence ATGGCCGTCGTGACTGACCCCCAGCCCCCCGCCCGGACCGACCCGCCCGCGTCCCCGGACGGCGGTCGTCGACGCGTCGTCGCCATGACCGTCTGGGCGGTCGCCTTCGTCGCCGCGTGGCTGGCCATCGGGCTGCCCACCGACCCCGCGTACGCCTTCGTCTGGATCTGGGCGGCGACCATCGCCTGGAACAGCGCCCGGCCGTGGCGCAGTCACCTGCGCTTCGCCCGGGACTGGGTGCCGGTGGTGCTGTTGTTCGTCGTCTACAACCTCTCGCGGGGGTTCGCCGACAACGGGGCCACCCCGCACGCGATGGAGTTGATCGTCGCCGACCGGTTCATGTTCGGGTGGGCCACCGGCGGGGAGGTGCCCACGGTCTGGTTGCAGCAGCACCTCTACCGCCCGCAGGTGCACTGGTGGGACGTCGCGGCGAGCTGGGTGTACTTCTCCCACTTCGTGGTGGCACTGGCCGCCGCCGCGGTGCTCTGGCTACGCGACCGGCACCGCTGGGCCGCGTACATGCGGCGGTGGGGTTTTCTCTGCGCCGCCGGTCTGGTCACCTACTTCGTCTACCCGGCCGCCCCGCCCTGGTGGGCCGCGCAGAACGGGCTGCTCACCGAGGTCGCCCGGATCTCCACCCGGGGTTGGAAGGCGTTCGGCATGCACGGTGCCGGCAACGTCCTCAACGCTGGTCAGATCGCCTCCAACCCGGTCGCCGCGATGCCGTCGCTGCACACCGCGTGGGCGCTGTTCGTCGTGCTGTTCTTCCTGACCAGCACCCGCCGTCGCTGGTGGCCGCTGCTGCTCGCGTACCCGCTGGCGATGACCTTCACCCTGGTCTACTCGGGTGAGCACTACGTGATCGACGTGCTGGTCGGGTGGGCGTACGTGGGCTTGACCTTCCTGGTGGTCGGCCTGGCCGAGCGCGGCTGGGCCGGGTGGCGGGCGCGCCACCCGAAGGCCGGGACGCGCCAGGCCCCCGAGCACCTCGCCGACACCGAGAAACCGGCTGACGAGCACCTCGCCGACCCCGAGACACCGGCCGACGAGCCCTCGTCGCCCCGCGCGCCGACCACCCCCAGCGACCACCCCCCGATCCCGGCTTCCCGCCCCCGTTGA
- a CDS encoding hotdog domain-containing protein, which translates to MQEQPEPAFAPGLTAQVELTVTDADTAQAVGSGDVPVLGTPRVLALAEAATVAATATGMPPGSTTVGTRVELEHLAPTVVGRTVRAQALLAAVDGRRLSFEVTVSDGDQTVARGRVDRIMVDRQRFVDRAGRTP; encoded by the coding sequence ATGCAGGAGCAGCCCGAGCCGGCCTTCGCGCCGGGTCTGACGGCCCAGGTCGAGTTGACCGTCACCGACGCGGACACCGCCCAGGCGGTGGGTTCGGGGGACGTGCCGGTGCTGGGCACTCCCCGGGTGCTCGCCCTCGCCGAGGCGGCCACCGTCGCGGCGACGGCGACCGGGATGCCGCCCGGGTCGACGACCGTGGGCACCCGGGTCGAGTTGGAGCACCTGGCGCCGACCGTGGTCGGCCGGACGGTTCGGGCGCAGGCACTGCTGGCGGCCGTCGACGGTCGTCGGCTTTCGTTCGAGGTCACGGTCAGCGACGGTGACCAGACGGTGGCCCGGGGCCGGGTCGACCGGATCATGGTGGACCGGCAACGCTTCGTCGACCGCGCCGGGCGCACGCCGTGA
- a CDS encoding MBL fold metallo-hydrolase — protein MNAGFVEVADRVHVRREPLLRVNVTLVVGDDEALLVDTLSSAAQAADLAAAVRAVTDRPLTLVNTHHHYDHCFGNAVLAGEPPRPVYAHELAAAALRDDPERLRREAYEEVRAEHPALAAELADTALLAPTHTVQTETTLDLGGRRVLLRHPGRGHTDADLVVHVPDADVLVAGDLVEQSGPPAFEDSYPLRWPDAVADLLRLTTARTVVVPGHGDPVDVDFVRAQHAELARLAWLIRAAHTGSAPPERVAAEGPFGARAALVAARRGYHELDGEG, from the coding sequence GTGAACGCCGGTTTCGTCGAGGTCGCCGACCGGGTGCACGTCAGACGCGAACCGCTGCTGCGGGTCAACGTCACCCTGGTCGTGGGCGACGACGAGGCCCTGCTGGTGGACACGCTCTCGTCGGCGGCGCAGGCCGCCGACCTGGCCGCCGCCGTCCGCGCGGTCACCGACCGGCCGTTGACGCTGGTCAACACCCACCACCACTACGACCACTGTTTCGGCAACGCCGTCCTGGCCGGCGAACCACCCCGCCCGGTGTACGCGCACGAGTTGGCCGCCGCGGCCCTGCGCGACGACCCGGAGCGGCTGCGCCGGGAGGCGTACGAGGAGGTGCGGGCGGAGCACCCGGCGCTCGCCGCCGAGCTGGCCGACACTGCGCTGCTGGCCCCGACGCACACCGTGCAGACGGAGACGACGTTGGACCTGGGCGGCCGGCGGGTGCTGCTGCGGCACCCGGGCCGGGGGCACACCGACGCCGACCTGGTGGTGCACGTGCCGGACGCCGACGTGCTGGTGGCCGGGGACCTGGTGGAGCAGAGTGGCCCGCCCGCCTTCGAGGACTCGTACCCGCTGCGGTGGCCGGACGCGGTCGCGGACCTGTTGCGGCTGACCACCGCGCGCACGGTGGTGGTGCCGGGTCACGGTGACCCGGTGGACGTCGACTTCGTCCGGGCCCAGCACGCCGAGCTGGCCAGGTTGGCCTGGCTGATCCGGGCGGCGCACACCGGCAGCGCGCCGCCGGAGCGGGTGGCCGCCGAGGGGCCCTTCGGTGCGCGCGCCGCCCTGGTCGCCGCCCGGCGCGGCTACCACGAGCTCGACGGCGAGGGTTAG
- a CDS encoding carbohydrate kinase: protein MGYAVVLGEALVDLLDTERDGERVYRQAIGGGPLNVAVGVARLGGAAQFVGSLGDDVLGGRIRAFLSAVDVGVAGAVTVPAPTTLAVVTYAGPEPDFRFYGEPASYGLLGPDDLDLALIEGADVLYCGSIVLLRPGTLAAARRAWSLATGLRVFDPNVRPRLLDGPTALEALREVVAEFAPGAHLVKLSAADASLLYPGEPVEGVAVYLRELGAATVVVTLGAAGAVLAAADADPVRVPAPKVDAIDATGAGDSVMAALIADLLVAGEPVTPDGWVERVAFALRVAGLVCESPGGATAMPTRADVERRFPA from the coding sequence ATGGGATACGCGGTGGTGCTCGGCGAGGCGCTCGTCGACCTGCTCGACACCGAGCGCGACGGTGAGCGGGTCTACCGGCAGGCGATCGGCGGTGGGCCGCTCAACGTCGCCGTCGGCGTGGCCCGACTCGGTGGCGCGGCGCAGTTCGTCGGCTCACTCGGCGACGACGTGCTGGGCGGCCGGATCCGCGCCTTCCTGAGCGCGGTCGACGTCGGGGTGGCCGGTGCGGTCACGGTGCCGGCACCGACCACGCTCGCGGTGGTCACGTACGCCGGCCCGGAACCGGACTTCCGCTTCTACGGCGAACCGGCCTCCTACGGGCTGCTCGGCCCCGACGACCTGGATCTCGCGCTGATCGAGGGCGCGGACGTGCTCTACTGCGGCTCGATCGTGCTGCTGCGACCCGGCACGCTCGCCGCCGCCCGACGCGCCTGGTCGCTCGCCACCGGTCTGCGGGTCTTCGACCCGAACGTGCGTCCCCGGCTGCTCGACGGGCCGACCGCGCTGGAGGCGCTGCGCGAGGTGGTGGCCGAGTTCGCCCCCGGCGCGCACCTGGTCAAGCTGAGCGCCGCCGACGCCAGCCTGCTGTACCCGGGTGAACCGGTCGAGGGGGTCGCGGTGTACCTGCGCGAGTTGGGCGCCGCCACGGTGGTGGTGACCCTCGGCGCAGCCGGTGCGGTGCTGGCTGCCGCCGACGCCGACCCGGTCCGGGTGCCCGCCCCCAAGGTCGACGCGATCGACGCCACCGGCGCCGGTGACTCGGTGATGGCCGCGCTGATCGCCGATCTGCTCGTCGCGGGCGAGCCGGTCACCCCGGACGGGTGGGTCGAGCGGGTCGCGTTCGCGCTGCGGGTCGCCGGCCTGGTCTGCGAGTCCCCGGGTGGTGCCACCGCCATGCCGACGCGCGCCGACGTCGAACGCCGTTTCCCGGCCTAA
- a CDS encoding XdhC/CoxI family protein, whose protein sequence is MPDVFDEAHRRCRAGEPVALATVVATWHSAPQPPGATMLVAADGTVTGSVSGGCVEADLYERARHVLDTGAPELTRYGISDDDAYSVGLTCGGILHVFVERVDAHALPGLDAVAAARRGGQPAAVVTCVAADAGDPPGPVPADPAGRLGRRLVVTGQRVTGSLGDDRLDDAATADALGLLAAGHSGMLRYGYHGQRRGCGVSLFVTAYATPPRMIVFGAIDFAAAVARIGAFLGYRVTVCDARPVFATARRFPEADEVVVRWPHRYLRAEVDADRVDERTVVCVLTHDPKFDVPLLELALRHRLAYVGAMGSRRTHDERLKLLREAGLSAAQLARLASPIGLDLGGRTPEETAVSVAAQIVAARWGGTGRPLAALDGPIHQPG, encoded by the coding sequence GTGCCGGACGTGTTCGACGAGGCGCACCGCCGTTGTCGCGCCGGCGAGCCCGTCGCCCTCGCCACCGTCGTGGCCACCTGGCACTCCGCGCCGCAACCGCCCGGCGCGACCATGCTGGTGGCGGCCGACGGCACCGTCACCGGCAGTGTCTCCGGCGGCTGCGTCGAGGCGGACCTCTACGAACGGGCCCGCCACGTGCTCGACACCGGCGCACCCGAGCTGACCCGGTACGGGATCAGCGACGACGACGCGTACTCCGTGGGCCTGACCTGTGGCGGCATCCTCCACGTGTTCGTGGAGCGCGTCGACGCCCACGCCCTGCCCGGGCTGGACGCGGTCGCCGCGGCCCGCCGGGGCGGCCAACCGGCGGCGGTGGTCACCTGCGTGGCGGCGGATGCCGGTGACCCGCCGGGCCCGGTGCCGGCGGACCCGGCCGGGCGGCTGGGTCGGCGGCTCGTGGTGACCGGCCAGCGGGTGACCGGCTCCCTCGGCGACGACCGACTCGACGACGCCGCCACCGCCGACGCCCTCGGGCTGCTCGCCGCCGGACACAGTGGAATGCTCCGGTACGGATACCACGGGCAGCGCCGCGGCTGCGGCGTCAGCCTCTTCGTGACCGCGTACGCCACCCCGCCCCGGATGATCGTCTTCGGGGCCATCGACTTCGCCGCCGCCGTGGCCCGGATCGGCGCGTTCCTCGGCTACCGGGTCACCGTCTGCGACGCCCGGCCGGTCTTCGCCACCGCGCGCCGCTTCCCCGAGGCGGACGAGGTGGTGGTGCGGTGGCCGCACCGCTACCTACGTGCGGAGGTGGACGCCGACCGGGTCGACGAGCGGACGGTGGTGTGCGTGCTCACCCACGACCCGAAGTTCGACGTGCCGTTGCTGGAGTTGGCGCTGCGCCACCGGCTGGCGTACGTCGGCGCGATGGGTTCGCGACGCACCCACGACGAACGGCTCAAGCTGCTGCGTGAGGCGGGGCTCAGCGCGGCGCAGCTCGCCCGGCTCGCCTCCCCGATCGGGCTGGATCTCGGTGGGCGTACCCCGGAGGAGACGGCGGTGAGTGTGGCCGCGCAGATCGTGGCGGCCCGCTGGGGCGGCACCGGCCGTCCACTGGCGGCGCTGGACGGGCCGATCCACCAGCCGGGGTAG